Within Massilia litorea, the genomic segment GTTTGTTCACGTAGGTTGCCATGCGGTTAAGCGCTTAGTCGAATTCATTTGAACTCATGCGAAATAGGGCGAGAGCGCCTGCTCGTACGTGCCCTGGGCGCGCATGACCATGTCGCACACTTCGCGCACGGCGCCGCGGCCGCCGCCGGCTTTCGTCACATAGTGCGCACGGTGCTGCACTTCCGGATGCCCGGTCGGCACCGTCACGGCGAAACCGACTTTCGTCAGCAGCGGCAGGTCGATCACGTCGTCGCCGATGTAGCCGCACTGCTCGGCCGTGAAGCCGGTCTGCTCGAGCAGCTCGGCAAACGCGACGCGCTTGTCATGGTGGCCCTGCCAGACGTGGTTGATGCCGAGGTCGCGGGCACGCGCCAGCACGATCGGCGATTTGCGCGCGCTGATGATGGCGGTGATCACGCCCGTCTTCTGCAGCAGCTGGATGCCGAGGCCATCGAGCACGTTGAAGGTCTTGGTGACCTCGCCGTCCGGCCCATAGGTCAGGCTGCCGTCGGTCAGGATGCCGTCGACGTCGAAGATCATCACTTTTACGCGCGCCGCGCGGGTCATGTGTTCCAGCGGGGTCATTTAAATCACCTTGGCGCGCGTCAGGTCGTGGATGTGCAGCGCGCCGACCAGCACGCCCGCTTCATCGACGACCAGCATCTGGTTGATGCGGAACTCTTCCATGATCGCGACCGCGTCGACCGCCAGCTGGTCGGGGTGCACGGTGCGCGCGCCGACGTGCATCACGTCGCGGATGGTCACATTCGAAAAGTCCTGCATGCGCTCGATCAGGCGGCGCAGGTCGCCGTCGGTGAACACACCCAGCGGCTTGAAGCCGGGGTCGACCACGGCCGTCATGCCCATGCCCTTCTGGCTGATCTCCAGCAGCGCGCGGGTGAGCGGCGTATCCGGGGTCACGGCGGGAATCGCTTCTCCGCTGCGCATCACGTCGCGCACATGGGTCAGCAGGCGCCGGCCCAGGGCGCCGCCCGGATGCGAGCGCGCGAAGTCTTCCTCGCGGAAGCCGTGCGCATCGAGCAGCGCCACGGCCAGCGCGTCGCCCAGGGCCAGCGTGACGGTGGTGCTGGCGGTCGGCGCCAGGTTCAGGGGGCAGGCTTCCTTGGACACCGAGACGTCGAGGTGGACGTCGGAGAGCTGCGCCAGGCGCGATTGCGGCTTGCCGGTCATCGCGATCAGGGGCGTGCCCATGCGTTTCACGACCGGCAGGATGTCCATCAATTCGGAGGATTCGCCGGAATACGAGATCGCGATGAACACGTCCTTGTCGGTCACCATGCCGAGGTCGCCGTGGGCGGCTTCACCCGGGTGGACGAACATGGCCGGGGTCCCGGTCGAGGCCAGGGTCGCGGCGATCTTGCGCGCGATATGGCCGGATTTGCCCATGCCCGACACCACCACGCGGCCGGTGCAGGCGAACATCAGGCCGACCGCGCGGGCGACGCTGTCGTCGGCGCCGAGACGGGCGTGCATGGCGTGGATGGCGTCGGCCTCGATGGTCAGGGTTTCGCGCGCCAGCTCCAGCACGCGGCGCGACTGGTTCTCGTCAAAACTGTTCAGCATTGTTTTTTCATCGGTTACACTCATTCTGTAAGTATAAACGAATTGCGAAAGCAAAAAACTTGCCAGACGTATCAAAACCACGATCGCTCAGCATAAAGATCTTAAAAACGCATGGCATCCGGACTTGAATTGACCCTGCTGCTGCTCGGCAGCGCCGTGCTCGGCGTGGTCGTGTTTCGCAGCCTGCACCTGCCGCCGATGCTGGGTTACCTGGCCGTCGGCGTGCTGATCGGCCCGCACGCTTTCGGCCTCGCGGCGGAAACCGGCGCGACCCACGCGCTGGCCGAATTCGGTGTCGTATTTTTGATGTTTTCCATCGGCCTCGAATTTTCGCTGGCCCAGCTGCGCTCGATGCGGCGCATCGTGTTCGGGCTGGGACTGGCGCAGGTGGTGCTGACCATCGTCGCCACCATCCTGGGCGGCTTCGTTCTGACGATGTGGGCGCCGCAGCTGCACATCAGCTGGCAGGCCGCCTTTGCCCTGGGCGGCGCGCTGGCGATGTCGTCGACCGCCATCGTCGTCAAACTGCTGACCGAGCGGCTGGAGCTGGAAAGCGACCACGGACGGCGCATCATCGGCATCCTGCTGTTCCAGGACCTGGCCGTGGTGCCGCTCCTGATCCTGATCCCCGCGCTGGCGAAAGACCCGGAAAACCTGGTGAAAACCCTGGCCTGGGCGGGCCTCAAAGCCGCGGCGGTGCTGGCCCTGCTGCTGTTCTTCGGCCAGAAACTGATGCGCAACTGGTTCACCATTGTCGCCAAGCGCCGCTCGCAGGAGCTGTTCATGCTGAACCTGCTCTTGGTGACGCTGGGCGCGGCCTGGATCACCGAGCGCGCCGGCCTGTCGATGGCGCTGGGCGCATTCGTCGCCGGCATGCTGATCTCGGAAACCCAGTTCAAGCACCAGGTCGAGGAAGACATCAAGCCCTTCCGCGACGTGCTGCTCGGCCTCTTCTTCATCACGATCGGCATGCTGCTGAACGTGGAAGTGGTGATCACCCACTGGTGGCTCGTGCTGGTGCTGCTGGCCATTCCCGTGCTGCTGAAATTCGCGCTGATCGCGGCGCTGGCGAAGGCCTTCGGTTCCTCGGACGGGGTCGCGATGCGCACCGGTCTCGCCCTGGCCCAGGCCGGCGAGTTCGGCTTCGTGCTGCTGAACATGGCGTCCGGCTCGAAGCTGCTCGACCCGTTCCTGATGCAGCTCGTATTGGCCTCGATGGTGCTGTCGATGCTGGTCGCGCCCTTCGTCATCGCCAAGTCCGACCAGATCGTCATGAAGATCGCCGCCAACGAATGGATGATGCAGTCGCTCCAGCTGACCCAGCTGGCGAGCCGCACGATGGCCGCGCAAAAGCACGTCATTCTCGCCGGCTTCGGGCGCAGCGGCCAGAGCGTGGCGACTTTGCTGT encodes:
- a CDS encoding KdsC family phosphatase, with translation MTPLEHMTRAARVKVMIFDVDGILTDGSLTYGPDGEVTKTFNVLDGLGIQLLQKTGVITAIISARKSPIVLARARDLGINHVWQGHHDKRVAFAELLEQTGFTAEQCGYIGDDVIDLPLLTKVGFAVTVPTGHPEVQHRAHYVTKAGGGRGAVREVCDMVMRAQGTYEQALSPYFA
- a CDS encoding KpsF/GutQ family sugar-phosphate isomerase, with protein sequence MSVTDEKTMLNSFDENQSRRVLELARETLTIEADAIHAMHARLGADDSVARAVGLMFACTGRVVVSGMGKSGHIARKIAATLASTGTPAMFVHPGEAAHGDLGMVTDKDVFIAISYSGESSELMDILPVVKRMGTPLIAMTGKPQSRLAQLSDVHLDVSVSKEACPLNLAPTASTTVTLALGDALAVALLDAHGFREEDFARSHPGGALGRRLLTHVRDVMRSGEAIPAVTPDTPLTRALLEISQKGMGMTAVVDPGFKPLGVFTDGDLRRLIERMQDFSNVTIRDVMHVGARTVHPDQLAVDAVAIMEEFRINQMLVVDEAGVLVGALHIHDLTRAKVI
- a CDS encoding monovalent cation:proton antiporter family protein, whose amino-acid sequence is MASGLELTLLLLGSAVLGVVVFRSLHLPPMLGYLAVGVLIGPHAFGLAAETGATHALAEFGVVFLMFSIGLEFSLAQLRSMRRIVFGLGLAQVVLTIVATILGGFVLTMWAPQLHISWQAAFALGGALAMSSTAIVVKLLTERLELESDHGRRIIGILLFQDLAVVPLLILIPALAKDPENLVKTLAWAGLKAAAVLALLLFFGQKLMRNWFTIVAKRRSQELFMLNLLLVTLGAAWITERAGLSMALGAFVAGMLISETQFKHQVEEDIKPFRDVLLGLFFITIGMLLNVEVVITHWWLVLVLLAIPVLLKFALIAALAKAFGSSDGVAMRTGLALAQAGEFGFVLLNMASGSKLLDPFLMQLVLASMVLSMLVAPFVIAKSDQIVMKIAANEWMMQSLQLTQLASRTMAAQKHVILAGFGRSGQSVATLLSDEKLPWYALDLDPERVQEAQAAGSSVSYGDAGRRESLIAAGINRASALVITFADTRAALKVLHLVHELAPSLPVIVRSHDDSDLELLRQAGATEVVPEALESSLMLASHALVVVGVPLRRVVHRVQSARDERYASLRGYFHGASDLIDDPEHTYVRLHSVVLNADAQAVGRRIDELGLEELGAEVSGIRRVRVRIEPMPGTVLQAGDVVVLRGSGDAVTRAEGRLL